The Alligator mississippiensis isolate rAllMis1 chromosome 8, rAllMis1, whole genome shotgun sequence genomic sequence ACCCTAAAGACTCCATGCCCTTTGCCTGTGGCCACCTCCATCCATTGAGAGCAGGGCTTCTTGCATTGAGCATCTCACACAACACTGTGTCCTTGCCTGAAAATGCTTGTGATCTAAATAGACTAGGGGTAGGAGGGTGAACTGAGGCAGGAGGAAATGAAATGACTTAGCTAAGATGGCCTGAGCTACTGTCCAGTGCTTGGGCTACAAGGGCATAGTGGCTGTGCTGCCATTGGGGTCCTCTGAATTCCTAGTAGAGCCTGTGTAAATGGCCCTTTTCCCCCCATCTGGGTAGTAGTGCATAGCTAGTGTCAACACTGGAATGTGCTACACTGGACGGGCCACGACCTCTGGGATCACCCCTCGGTATGTCTGGAGCTCCTGTCTGGTGTGGGGGCTTCTGCTGTATAACTTGGCAGATCCCAAATCTTGGTCCACTCAGCTCAGGGACCCTCTTGCTCGGATACCAGCCTTTGGAAGAGCCTCATAGAACCTGGAGGCAAAACTAGTCAGCATGGAGCctccagggaggggagcaggggtccTGTTGGCTTTTGGCTCTGGCTTCATGCAGAGCCAGTTGCTCCAGTATGGACAGACAGGATGGTGATGTGGGGAGGGTGTTGGCACTTGCTGTAGCTCTGCAGCATGGGTGTTGGAAGCACCTGTTTGCCTGGGAGTGCGGCCCACCCATGCTGCAGTTTCAAGGAGGTGTTTAATGAAAGCAGAATCAGCTGAGAGGTGCCCATTGGCTGTGATCCAGGGTGAGAGCCTTGCTGTCTATCAGTCTGGCTGCATCTAACAGGTGCCTTCCAGGATGAGTTTGGCCCCTAGTTCCAGGGGACTCTGGGGTGGACCATCTGACAGCAGCACAGGATGTGTCTCACCCCCCTTCCTGGGAAAAGCCAACATCCAGACAGGGATACTGGCAGGTCTCAGACCTTGTGTTGCAGACCAGGGACTATAGTGATTTCTGGCCAGGAGACTGGCTACAGAATCATGCAGCTTGAAATAAGAGCATAGGTGCTTTTCCCTTGACTCCTGGTTCCTGAGGTATTAGGATTTGCGTGGGTCATGTTCTCCAGCCCTTTTGTCTCATCATAATAGGAGAGAATGGGTGGGTGCATGTGCGTGGGGGGCCCACTACTGGTGCCGGCTGCTAGCATGATCATGAGAGAAACAGGAGTCGGGCACTTCTTGGGCTGCATATGTGTGCACCAGTTGGAGCTTTAAGAGCACCAGATAGTGTGGTGGATGGATACACAGGGAGATGGTACTGATCTTGGTCCCATTTCCTAGGGAACCTATTGCTATTATAAAACCAATGCCCTAGACTGGCCCCATTCAGCTCTCTTGCTGGCAAGCTCAGCTAGGACTTCTGTGGCACATAAGCAGCATTTGTGTGGTGCCTGTTGGCTGAGTGGGAGACGTCTGCTAGTCTCTAGAGAGTTCTGATCTTCCAGGTTGGAGACTTAGTTCCCTTTAGCATTCACCTGTCCCTGAAGCAGGGAATGCAGCAGCTTCCAAGCCACAGATCAAAAGCAGAGGTAGAACTGTTGGCAGAGAAGGGTTGGAGTTTGGTGCCAGGGCTGAGCTGGAAGCCCTCCTCGGATCGAATGTGATCATGCTAGCAGCTGGCATCAGTAGTGTGTACAGGCACAGTTAAGCTTAAGGGGCAAAGCCTGAGATGGCTGTGCCCTGGAAGGGGACTGAGTGGTGCATGTCTGTGCCAACTGGGTGATGATGGTCCTCTTGCAGAGGTCCAGCATGAGGCTGTATGGGCTCAAGCAGAATGCCAGGTGCCCAAGCTTTGGCTGCTCCTTTGCACACGGGAGGAACTGCTTGATGCCACTGAAACATCTTGGTGATAGTGTAGATGCCACATGGCAGGGCAGTGATCCCAGGGCACACCCACTGGCCTTACCTCAACTGATTCTGGACATGCTCTCCCCATTCCAGgtgcagtagtgtcactgggcatgggcaggagaGGACACTGGGCAGCAGGCCTAGGCTATCAGCCAGAGCAGGCTGGGCCCAGAGTGATGCTGTGGGATGCAGGCTGCGGTGGGGGTGAATTGGGCATGCTGGGCACTCCTTGGGCTGCTGTCCCTGGCATCCAATAGTAGGGTGCACAAGGACAGATTCAGGGGATTGGATGTATGCTGCTCGATGATGCCATGTTCTAAACTCCTGTTTCTTTTGTAGGACCCATCGGGAAATGAGTTCTCTGGTTTACCCCAGCTTGGGCATGAAGGACCATAAAGCAGTGACCATCCTCCATTACCCTGGGGCAGGCATGAGCACTAACAAGGTCAGCGGTGGTCCCTATATAGCCAGTGCAGGCATGATGGCTCCCTCTGCAGGTCCACCGCCCTCCAAGCAGTCTGCCTTCACCCTGCAGACAGCCCCTCACCtgctggccagcatgcagctgcagAAACTCAACAGCCAGTACCATGCCATGGGGGTCTCAGGGCACCCAGTTGAGGTTGGTTCCATCCAGAGCTGGGGCTTTGGGGCCCAGCCCCTAGGACAAGGAACACTGGCTCCTCCTGCTGGCACCCACAACCCAGGCATTATTGATTCGGATCCCGTGGATGAGGAAGTACTGATGTCGCTGGTCGTGGAACTGGGTCTGGACCGAGCTGATGAACTCCCAGAGCTGTGGCTTGGCCAGAATGAGTTTGACTTCACTGCAGATTTTCCTTCCAGCTGCTGATGCCAAGCAGACCTTGACAGCAGACACCTCAAGGAAATGACTTTTACTACAGGGATGGTCACCAAGGGCTGGCGCAATGGACTGGGCATGTCAGCCAACTCCTCTGATTCCAAAGGTCTTGCAGCCTGGTTCCTACCACAACTGATTCCCTCTGGGAGGATGCATTCATGCTGTGGCTGAGCTATGCAGAGCAGATGGGCACTTAGAAACTACAACTTCTCTATGGCTGGTGCTGCTCTGAGCCAGactgggcaaggcaggcagtggagTGCCTGGAGAGCTCACTTCTTTGGAGAGGGGAAGAATTTCCTGCAAGATGGCTGGCTGTTGCTGGAAGTAGACAAAAGCCAATGACCTGCCGGCTGGTGCTCCCTATTCTTGATGCTGGATTGATGGGTGAAAGCAGCAGTATGGAAGCTGGTACTGTAGAAATGGAGGGTCACACATCACATAAGCTTCTGTCTTGCACTGATGAGGCAACCAGGGGAGGGGTCACAGAGTTACCTGAACTGATACTCGTAATGGGAATGACCCCAGAGGCTGTGCTGCTGAAGAGGCAGCAATTGATCTCGCGGTGAACTCTCAGCACACGAATCTGTTGTGCGTGGGGGTGGGGAGCCTAGTATGCTTCCTGCAGAAAGCCACAAAgcagtctttctttttttaaataaaattttaaagaaatggggctgcctgggagctggtTCCAGTCTGGTGGGCTGCTTTTGACATGCTTCTCTCTCtagtgcagccatggggcaggatCTGCTGGTGCCCCTGTAGGGCTGGATACTGATCTTGCCCTGGGTGACTCCATAAACTTCAGTGACCTGTTGCTGTGTGAGCGAGACCCACAACTGAGTAGGGAGAGGGGCTAACATGGGGCCTCTCCCCTAAGTTGCATACCAGCAGTGCTGTCTTTGACCCTACACTGCACCTGTTGCATCTTCTCACAGCCCTCTGCAAATCGCTGAGCACACTACTTTGCGGTgtttgctgcagagcatgctggaatAATCTTGAATAAAAGCCATAAGGGGGGCAGCTCTTCTGGGGATGTTTAAgagccaagggggtgggcaggagcaaCAGTTGCCATGGCTATGCAAAGCAGCATAAGGGGATCCTCATCCTTGTAAAACACTAAAGAGCTCAACTGCTCACAAGTAACTGTGGGCCAACCATGAGCACCTCGCTTTGTGGCATATTTCCTAATGTTTCTCTTAACTGCAAAGCTAATTCAAGATTGCCCTTACCTCAGGTTGGGTTCTCTTGTACACATGTACACGGTCTCTGGACTCGTGTGGTGGTGCTCTTAACTGGAGGTGTCTGGCCCAAGGGAGTTACAGGCCACAGCTCCAAGTGAGGCCAGCTGATGGACCCAAAAAGACTTGACTGTCATCTGAGCAGCTTTCCAGTGTGATCCTAGCAGCTCCAGCATTACTTCACAATGTGGCAGGTGGataaaaatcacaatttttttttttttaactttaatcagagctttaaaaatgtaatcataggtttttatttttaagatgctttttagaaaaaaatagattaaaactATATATATGTTTAAAgttcaaagatatcatcatgaaacagggattataacttctaattattaTACACTATTTGAGACACTGTATTCATGTAACTTGTTTAGAAAAGTTTTAtcaataggtcacaacaggccacaGACTATATTAGTgccccaatcttatggggttcccagaggctcctctataaattagtaaagattaaagaaaaccactcaaCCCAGTGGGACttagtgctcagtctagaagatcccattaaacatctctgtgatgcttagtttcagttttcaaactatggatttgtgtctccagagagaACATCCGTTGTTaccagcagtatatggagataagagataacagacctgattacttacccatcagccctcttgtctctgcaagtttgtgtacacagtcaagcccttatctctctctaaaagtgcaaagtttcacaAAGTGAAATTAATAGAGGGTATCAAACagcaagaatgcactttttgtagaaaagagtttttaaataaaaaaagaacggCAAAACTCTAAAacccttggttcagagatgacactttttattaaaccaactaagaaattgcaaaaaaaaaaatccctaaactgattaaatcatggtgtcctgaccagtgatttaaattgtgatttaaatcataatttaatagattttatagacattagggctggaagggacctcagctgatcatcgagtccagccccctgccccaggggcaggaagtcatctggggtcataggatcgcagcaagataagcatccaaatttctcttgaatgCATTCGGtgtaggtgcttaaaccacctctggtggcaggctattccagaccctgggggcttggacagtgaagaaattcttccttatgtccagcctgaaatggtcttgcaggagtttataactgtttgaccttgtcatcccttggggtgctctggtgaacaaacattcccccagatcctggtgaacacccctaataaacttataggtggctatcagatgacccctgaacctgcacttttccaggctaaagagccccatagctttcagcctgttgtcgtaaggtctgttttcctgacttctgatcatgctcatggttctcctctgcactctctcaagtttctccacatcctttttgaattgtggagcccaaaactggacgcagtactccagctgcggcctcacgaaggccgagtacaacgggagaatgatgttctgggatttgcttgagaagcatctatggatgcaagccagcgttttggtcgctttactagctgcagcatcacattgaaggctcatgttcatcttgtggtcaatcatgacccccaagtccctttcatccgtagtgctggccagtgtagcactgctgagcctttTCTTCCCaatatttaaatcaaatccaccctgcagCTTGCCTGCTCATGCTCCAACTGGGGGCCTGGCTAAGTGTAGGTAATATCAGTTAAACCTACAGGGAGGACAGCTCATGCTGGAGCACTTGGCATCCCTTTAAGTGCCCACtatgctgccagctgggcagaaacAGCAGAAGCAGGACGGGGTATGGCAAGCCTTAGACCCAAACACTGGGAAGTGAGTTCAGTGTTTTGGCTCCACCTGGTGGTTATGACAAAAACCACCATGGACACCCAGCTGCTGCTAACATGGCTAGCCACAGGCAGGCTATAGCGCAGTGgccagcaacgtttttgggccaAGTGTTAAAAATGCCTGCAatctcgacttgtaagatgttagcATGCCAGGAGTGGATGGCCGGGGAGccgtgaggggcccaatccttcttgtggcagcacagtcctggctccTTTGCTGTCCGCCCCGAggtgtgcatgccaagcaaaattaCTTTGTGTGCCAAGCgttgcccacctctgctgtagCGTATGTGACAATGATGGCAAAGCTTTGCTATTCTGCTCCCAGGGAAGCCCAGCTTTCTCTGACTCAATTCAGTGCTGCCTAAGGTAGCCATAGTTAAGTCTTGGATGCTGCTCACACAGTGTCATGCAAGGAAAGTGATTGGACAAGTGTGTTGCAAGTTGCCTGAAGTGCTTACAGTCTGGGATTGTAGACAGGTAGGTCAATAAGGGTAATTGCCTGCAGCATGTGTCAGCAAAGCAGCTGTGGATAAGTGTGATGACTGTGGGCCATCCTGAGTTACTATGAGGCCTGTGTGAGATGAGATTTTCAGGCCCAGCCTAATCAGGGGGCACTTGGCACTTGATCCAGTTGTTCTGTTCTGCCTACAGCTGGAGCTGCTATTTGCACTTTAATGAGGCCTAAGAATAACTTGCCCCTGGATTCCCCTCATACTCCCTAGCCCCTAGGACACTGGGTCTGTATAGGAACTGCCTGGTGGGCTGTGCAGGGTGTAGGGAGGGAAGGATGGGCAGAAAGGGTTGGGATTGGTTAGTTCTTAATATGAGAAGAAAACACAGTTGCTGACTCATGCCACATACAAGTGTTGTTTCTACTGGGAGATTCATtgctctccaggtagaaactatGAGCATACAATTGTTCATTCAGTTTCTTCCAGGGGAAACATGCTCCTTGTAAACTAAGCACTGGGGAGGAAGTCCATTTGGACAAACAGTGTCTCTGTTTTGttgagagaaggaaaaggaaccAGTTCCTACACCTCTCCTTTTTCATGGTTCACAGCTAAGACTAGCACTGCACTATGCTGCCAGCAAGCTCTTTGCAGGAGCAGCTAAAACTGTGACACGTTGAGAGAAATGTctggtgacaggaggctgctcacAAACAGGTCCCACCTCCTTCTGCATCTTCAGGATGAGAATCTTGAAGTGGTTGTGGTGAGTCACACTGCTACTATCGCCCCAGTCCAGCAGCCCCCACCAATGGAGCCTCTTCTGCTGGATCACATTTTCTAGTGTGAGACCCCCTTACTGCCCTACCATTTTCTCCTGCAGAGATGAAGCAGAGAGTGGAAAAGCCCAGGAGGGGACCAGCTGGAGCCTGGAAATTTTGCTGTAGTGCCTTGGGCTTTTCTAGGGGTTACTTGTAGTATTAACAGTTTCCTATTCTTCATTGTGGATATCTTTCCCATTGTGACTTGTAGGCATCTGAAGAGGCCATCTACCAAGGTCAATGGTGGTGTAGTGTCAGAATGGCAACTGTTGAATTGCTTgaacagttcatagattcatagattcatagatgctagggttggaagggacctcaatagatcatcgagtccgaccccctgcgtaggcaggaaagagtgctgggtttagatgaccccagctagatgcctatctaacctcctcttgaagacccccagggtaggggagagcaccacctccctaaggagcccattccagactttggccaatctaactgtgaagaagttcttccaaatgtccagtctaaatctgctctctgctagcttgtggccattatttcttgtaacccccaggggcgccttggtgaataaagcctcaccaattcccttctgtgcccccatgatgaatttataggcagccacaaggtcacttctcaaccttctcttgcggaggctgaagaggtccaggtgccctagcctctcctcatagggcttggcctgcaagcccttaaccatatgagtggcccttctctgggccctctccaggttatccacatccctcttgaagtgcggcgcccaaaattgcacgcagtattctaactgcggtctgaccagcgcccgatagaggggaagtatcaccttgggATGCTTAGTAAAACCTTAATGAGGACCTGCACAATCAGCCAGTACTTTGTACCTGAATTGTTGCTTTTTCATCAGTGCTGAACCATGTGGTGTGTTAATCTCTATGGGGTGAGTGTAGCTGCATGGGTTCTGTGCCTGATAGTTTTTATGATACACAGATTCCAGACAATAACTCTTTAGCAGTCTTTATTATGCGCTGGGGAGGCAGGATGCCTTGACAGTGATATCTTGGCTgaaggggagggaggcgggggaagAGATCTTAGAGCCAGAATGGAGGTAGATGTGAATTTTCCCCATACCGCCTGCTTATGGAGCCAAGGGGAATTGATACAGATTAGACCTGTGTTTTCCACTATCACCAGAGCTGTGAATCTTGGAGACTTGTGTTCTGTGCCAAAAAACACATAAGATGCCGGGATTTGCATTGAGTGAACATCCAGGAAACCAAGGAAGGTGTAATCCACCCAAGGGCCTGCTGAACAGGCAGAGTTATCTGTGTCCAGAATGTGCTGAAGGGCAAGAAGTGACTGAGGAGTTCACAGTCATAAATGCACATGTGGTCCACAGTCTGGCCCTTCCTCACTCTTTCTGTCCTGGGTAAGGTAGGGGCTGCTGGAATGGGATGGGGAAAAGATAAAGTTCGGCAAGAGCCACTCTTCTGAGTTGCATCTTTTTCTTGGCTCCCCTGTGCTCTTCCTCTCACCTACCCtcctttcctttgtctttctGTTTAGCTAATCCCCTCCTTACCAATTCCACCCAGTGCATGACAATCAACTCATCAACCCCTGAAAACAAAAGATGGCACTAATGCACTAACATCCCCTGGGTTTTGGGTGATCTCTCAGGGGACAGTGCCACTAGACAGAGGTGCCTGTCTAATAAGCCATTGTGGACAATTAGCAGTAGTTTGATTTAGGACTTCTATTTGCTGCCTCTGTAATTACCACCTGGTTTAGATGGGGAGATAACAACAAGGGATTTAAGAGAAGTCTTTTTCTGATAAAGATTGTCTAGGAACCCTAGGGGAAGAGTCTAGTCC encodes the following:
- the CITED1 gene encoding cbp/p300-interacting transactivator 1 — its product is MRLYGLKQNARTHREMSSLVYPSLGMKDHKAVTILHYPGAGMSTNKVSGGPYIASAGMMAPSAGPPPSKQSAFTLQTAPHLLASMQLQKLNSQYHAMGVSGHPVEVGSIQSWGFGAQPLGQGTLAPPAGTHNPGIIDSDPVDEEVLMSLVVELGLDRADELPELWLGQNEFDFTADFPSSC